Proteins co-encoded in one Rhodothermales bacterium genomic window:
- the queG gene encoding tRNA epoxyqueuosine(34) reductase QueG — translation MPGFDTAAQQRLAGALKQEASRLGFDACGVSRAGPLDEEAARLEQWLHQGRHGTMGWMADHFDKRVDPRRLVDGARSVVSVLHNYYQPVAHSERSGVGKISRYAWGDDYHEVLKEKLVELFAWLDAEAGGIAGRAFVDSAPVMDKAWARRSGLGWMGKHANLINRSLGSFFFIGELIVDVPLEPDGPVPDHCGSCTRCIDACPTDAIYQPYAVDANRCIAYLTIEHRADDIPPALQRQIGDWIFGCDVCQDVCPWNKFKHPSREPRYAPRDGIVDTELQDWIELDIEAFRKRFGKNPVKRTKFEGFIRNVRMAIENNRPDPGLVEAPAFP, via the coding sequence ATGCCCGGATTCGATACGGCCGCACAGCAGCGACTCGCCGGCGCGCTCAAGCAGGAAGCCAGTCGACTTGGTTTCGATGCATGCGGCGTTTCTCGTGCCGGTCCGCTCGACGAGGAAGCCGCCCGGCTCGAACAGTGGCTCCATCAGGGGCGACACGGCACGATGGGGTGGATGGCGGACCACTTCGACAAACGCGTCGATCCGCGCCGGCTTGTGGATGGAGCCCGGTCGGTGGTATCGGTGCTCCACAATTATTACCAGCCAGTCGCGCATTCAGAACGTTCGGGGGTGGGCAAGATCAGCCGGTATGCCTGGGGAGACGATTACCACGAGGTGCTGAAGGAGAAGCTGGTCGAACTGTTCGCATGGCTCGATGCGGAAGCCGGCGGCATCGCCGGGCGCGCTTTTGTCGATTCTGCTCCGGTCATGGACAAAGCCTGGGCACGGCGAAGCGGTCTCGGCTGGATGGGCAAACATGCCAATCTCATCAACCGCTCCCTGGGGTCGTTCTTTTTTATCGGCGAACTGATTGTCGACGTTCCCCTCGAACCCGACGGACCGGTGCCCGACCATTGCGGCTCCTGCACCCGCTGCATCGACGCCTGCCCCACAGATGCCATCTACCAGCCGTACGCGGTGGACGCCAACCGCTGCATCGCGTACCTCACCATCGAGCACCGGGCCGACGACATTCCGCCGGCGCTCCAGCGACAGATCGGCGACTGGATCTTCGGATGTGACGTCTGCCAGGATGTGTGTCCCTGGAATAAGTTCAAACATCCGTCCCGCGAACCCCGTTATGCCCCGCGCGATGGGATCGTCGATACGGAGCTTCAGGACTGGATCGAGCTCGACATCGAGGCGTTCCGAAAACGATTCGGCAAAAACCCGGTCAAGCGGACGAAATTCGAGGGCTTTATCCGCAATGTGCGGATGGCCATAGAGAACAATCGTCCGGATCCAGGCCTGGTCGAGGCGCCGGCGTTTCCCTGA